In Tubulanus polymorphus chromosome 8, tnTubPoly1.2, whole genome shotgun sequence, one genomic interval encodes:
- the LOC141910006 gene encoding putative G-protein coupled receptor B0563.6, with product MTNASVGGFSAEFCEMTKTNLLCDPFYVNMFYILGRYAIYVVAAIGIVGNVLTLLAAGGQALRSSASWYMCSIAAVDTVYLFMRPVLAYGHENEYVCKLMQAWLFTANTAGTWTVIAMTAERAFVVLFPFKATEFCTVKKAIAITGAIFVLACLGGGPAYAFYDTIKICDLFACLSSNHIGEPLYDFWSHVINSLLFYLPIPSLFLFNTAIVMTLLRAAASTSEMTAATKTTKASKEKELTVTLMSVSVSFLVLNVPFCVNFFVQDLYNYIKLACTSLLHSLIMFDSSAQLLHVIGHAINGYIYCIRSPNFRNQLSYMFKCQTPPTNKSSASSAAKA from the coding sequence ATGACGAACGCGAGCGTCGGTGGGTTCAGCGcagaattttgcgaaatgACCAAGACGAATTTACTGTGCGACCCGTTCTACGTGAACATGTTTTACATCCTCGGTCGTTACGCTATTTACGTCGTTGCGGCAATCGGCATCGTCGGGAACGTCCTGACCCTGTTGGCGGCCGGTGGTCAGGCCTTGCGTAGCTCTGCCTCGTGGTACATGTGCTCTATAGCGGCCGTCGACACGGTTTACCTGTTCATGCGACCCGTTTTGGCGTACGGCCACGAGAACGAGTACGTTTGCAAACTGATGCAAGCCTGGCTGTTCACGGCGAATACGGCGGGCACCTGGACGGTCATAGCGATGACCGCCGAGAGGGCGTTCGtcgtgctcttcccgttcaaaGCTACCGAATTCTGTACGGTGAAAAAAGCCATCGCAATCACGGGGGCTATATTCGTTCTGGCATGTCTAGGGGGAGGGCCGGCTTACGCGTTTTACGATACCATCAAAATCTGCGACCTGTTCGCCTGTTTGTCGAGCAATCACATAGGCGAGCCTCTGTACGACTTCTGGTCGCACGTCATCAACAGTTTACTATTCTATCTGCCGATACCGAGCCTGTTTCTGTTCAACACGGCGATCGTGATGACGTTGCTGCGAGCGGCGGCGTCCACCTCGGAGATGACCGCCGCCACGAAGACGACCAAAGCGTCGAAAGAGAAAGAACTGACGGTGACGCTGATGTCCGTGTCGGTATCGTTTCTGGTTTTGAACGTGCCGTTTTGCGTGAATTTCTTCGTCCAGGATCTCTACAATTACATCAAGTTAGCCTGCACGAGCCTCCTGCACTCCCTGATCATGTTCGACTCGTCGGCGCAACTTCTGCACGTGATCGGACACGCGATCAACGGTTACATCTACTGCATTCGCAGCCCGAATTTCAGAAACCAGTTGTCCTACATGTTTAAGTGTCAAACTCCCCCGACCAATAAGTCGTCGGCTAGCTCGGCCGCCAAGGCTTGA
- the LOC141910008 gene encoding putative G-protein coupled receptor 139, giving the protein MNSSSSDIAAIGRPYNSYIILMSTVNESGRTRLLSLVLLPILFASGAFGNTCTLLIAGSRQFRALSYSNYLIMLSVSDMLVCVALEAMPLLHFWLRELGFGGVPVNSAAACAVYEVVFLASYCNSSWLVVAISLERLAVVSFPLSSRLICTKTFARSAVACVTVGCFALSSGFFFSMRFTVSLGCYTVPGRHDEYMTAVGSLCYFVPQFLIAAANTAIVVLLFARKGPRSTDRKSATATRTTVMLVTVSVVFTATTFPSMLISLLNTLGVHAVVDERMVQVASRLQALNYCINFYVYLLLGKDMRAYFCRHFCKCSTIRH; this is encoded by the coding sequence ATGAATTCTAGCAGCAGCGATATCGCCGCGATCGGCCGACCTTACAACAGCTATATAATACTGATGTCCACGGTAAACGAGTCGGGTCGCACGCGTCTGCTTTCGCTGGTATTGTTACCGATTCTGTTCGCGTCGGGTGCGTTCGGGAACACGTGCACTTTGCTGATAGCCGGCAGCCGACAGTTCCGCGCCTTGTCCTATTCGAATTATCTCATAATGTTGTCGGTTAGCGATATGCTCGTCTGCGTCGCTTTGGAGGCGATGCCGCTGTTGCATTTCTGGCTACGGGAACTAGGCTTCGGCGGCGTGCCTGTAAACAGCGCGGCCGCCTGCGCCGTCTATGAGGTCGTGTTCCTCGCGTCGTACTGTAACAGTTCCTGGCTCGTCGTCGCTATATCGCTCGAGCGTCTGGCCGTCGTTTCGTTCCCGCTGTCGTCGCGCCTAATCTGCACGAAAACCTTCGCCCGAAGCGCCGTGGCTTGCGTCACGGTCGGCTGCTTCGCGCTGTCGTCGGGCTTTTTCTTCAGCATGCGTTTTACGGTATCGCTGGGTTGTTACACCGTACCGGGTCGGCACGACGAATACATGACCGCTGTCGGAAGTCTATGCTACTTCGTGCCGCAGTTCCTGATCGCGGCGGCTAACACGGCCATCGTGGTTCTACTCTTCGCGCGTAAAGGCCCGCGCTCGACCGATAGGAAGTCGGCCACCGCTACCCGCACGACCGTCATGCTGGTCACCGTATCCGTCGTTTTTACGGCTACGACTTTCCCGTCGATGTTAATCTCGTTGCTAAACACGCTCGGAGTTCACGCGGTCGTGGACGAGAGAATGGTACAGGTCGCCTCGCGTCTACAAGCCCTCAACTACTGTATCAATTTTTACGTATATCTCCTACTGGGCAAAGACATGCGCGCGTATTTTTGTCGACATTTCTGTAAATGTTCAACGATTCGTCACTAA